In a genomic window of Mucilaginibacter sp. KACC 22063:
- a CDS encoding manganese catalase family protein: MFHHVKDLQFNARVSRPDPYFANLLLEQFGGENGELAAAMQYFTQAFGAKMPHPDKYDMLMDIAIEEFSHLEIVGATIQMLLKGVNGELKNAADSSEIMQVLNGKAAKEDIIHQAVFANPQFGIITGGGVTPRNSQGIPWCASYIHSNGDLTVDLRSNLASESRAKLVYEHLMKFTDDPYIHETLSFLMTREVAHYKMFEAALNDIQPNFPPGVLAADPRFTQQAYNLSDGAVRGPWNEGEMPDMGKEFVFVEDPIEQVQQTEGQTKLDQDFNKELKATDKLNQEMSKVKSDEVKNAEPEGVAQWSTYRE, from the coding sequence ATGTTTCATCACGTAAAAGATCTACAGTTTAACGCACGCGTTTCAAGGCCCGATCCATATTTTGCTAACTTACTACTGGAACAGTTCGGCGGTGAGAACGGCGAACTGGCAGCAGCTATGCAATATTTTACCCAAGCATTCGGCGCCAAAATGCCGCATCCGGACAAGTACGATATGCTGATGGATATCGCCATTGAAGAATTTAGCCACCTGGAGATTGTCGGTGCTACCATCCAGATGTTACTAAAAGGGGTTAACGGCGAATTAAAGAATGCCGCTGACAGTTCTGAAATTATGCAGGTGCTGAATGGTAAAGCAGCAAAAGAAGATATTATTCACCAGGCGGTATTTGCAAATCCGCAGTTTGGTATTATCACCGGTGGCGGTGTAACTCCTCGTAACAGCCAGGGTATTCCGTGGTGTGCATCTTATATTCATTCAAATGGCGATCTGACTGTTGATTTACGCAGTAATTTAGCTTCGGAGTCAAGGGCTAAACTGGTTTATGAGCACCTGATGAAATTTACAGACGATCCTTACATCCACGAAACACTGTCATTTTTAATGACGCGTGAGGTGGCACATTATAAGATGTTTGAGGCTGCATTGAACGATATTCAGCCTAATTTCCCTCCAGGCGTATTGGCTGCCGATCCACGGTTTACGCAACAAGCCTATAATTTATCAGACGGCGCAGTACGTGGGCCATGGAATGAAGGTGAAATGCCAGACATGGGCAAAGAGTTTGTGTTTGTTGAAGATCCGATAGAACAGGTACAGCAAACCGAAGGCCAGACCAAGCTTGATCAGGACTTCAACAAGGAATTAAAAGCAACAGACAAGCTGAACCAGGAAATGAGTAAAGTGAAAAGCGATGAGGTTAAAAATGCTGAGCCGGAAGGTGTGGCACAATGGAGTACTTATCGCGAATAA
- a CDS encoding glycosyl hydrolase — MKKSIFTLCVSVLALAACTKQNINEQTAGAGVSKSTKAVDAVAGTATVDASTVQQTVQGFGGASILAWQADLTSDQRTKAFSTTSGIGMSVLRVMVPTISSSFAAEKPTIDVAKSFGARVIATAWNAPSSMMTGNHLNTSSYAAYASYLSSYNSAVGGVYAISPFNEPNYTGSTWMQASVSEVTNFVAQQGANCGAPIMAPEPFNMDQSFINTFLSNSTAKANTSFVCGHIYGVNPYSLGSIGKSVWMTEHYTNSSISGNDWGNAMTAAKEIHDCMNAGWAAYVWWYIRRSYGPIDESSNITKLGYVMAQWARFVRPGYSKISCTSNPTSGVYATAYKSGTKLVIVIVNQNSATTSQAFSLSGISATGFDRYSTNSSSNLVHTTFTTSGSSFNISLAPSSVTTVISQ; from the coding sequence ATGAAAAAGAGCATTTTTACGCTTTGTGTATCTGTATTGGCATTAGCAGCCTGTACCAAACAAAACATTAATGAACAAACTGCAGGTGCCGGCGTATCAAAAAGCACGAAGGCGGTTGATGCGGTTGCCGGTACGGCCACTGTTGATGCAAGTACAGTTCAGCAAACTGTTCAAGGCTTTGGCGGAGCCAGTATTTTAGCATGGCAAGCCGACCTGACTTCAGACCAGCGAACAAAAGCTTTCTCTACCACAAGCGGCATCGGCATGAGTGTTCTGCGTGTAATGGTGCCTACCATCAGCAGCAGCTTTGCGGCTGAAAAACCTACTATTGATGTTGCCAAAAGCTTCGGTGCCAGGGTAATAGCCACCGCATGGAATGCCCCATCAAGCATGATGACAGGTAACCACCTTAACACCTCATCTTATGCTGCTTATGCTTCTTATTTAAGTTCTTACAATTCGGCAGTTGGCGGTGTGTATGCTATCAGCCCGTTTAATGAGCCCAACTACACAGGTTCTACATGGATGCAGGCTTCGGTATCAGAAGTTACCAACTTTGTTGCCCAGCAAGGCGCTAATTGCGGTGCGCCTATTATGGCACCTGAACCATTTAATATGGATCAGTCTTTTATCAATACTTTTTTAAGCAATTCTACTGCAAAGGCTAATACCAGTTTTGTATGCGGGCACATTTATGGTGTAAATCCATACAGCCTGGGCAGTATAGGTAAATCCGTATGGATGACCGAGCATTACACCAACTCCAGCATCAGTGGAAACGATTGGGGCAATGCCATGACAGCGGCTAAAGAAATACACGATTGTATGAATGCAGGTTGGGCTGCTTATGTTTGGTGGTACATCCGCCGTAGCTATGGCCCGATTGATGAGAGCAGCAACATTACAAAGTTAGGTTATGTAATGGCGCAGTGGGCCCGTTTCGTTCGCCCGGGATATAGTAAAATTTCCTGCACATCAAATCCAACTTCGGGGGTATATGCAACAGCTTACAAAAGCGGTACAAAGCTGGTAATTGTTATTGTTAACCAAAACAGCGCCACAACCAGCCAGGCATTCAGCCTTAGTGGAATATCAGCCACAGGTTTTGACAGGTACTCAACTAATAGCAGCTCAAACCTGGTTCATACTACTTTCACCACTTCGGGCAGCAGTTTCAATATCAGTTTGGCCCCATCAAGTGTCACCACTGTTATTTCACAATAA
- a CDS encoding flavin reductase family protein encodes MDTIGSDDIEKMEKSYRTAMMNSISGYKPLNLLGTISSDGKPNLCIVSSVFHLGSNPPLLGMILRPPRPHNDSLKNIRSVNQYTLNNVTSETYRNAHQTSASYPSGVSEFEQCGFTAYHQEGFKPPFVKESTIKIGLEPVQITDIELNGTTLVIGKILLIIADKDITLPDGSIDHINAGTVAGSGLDSYFLPRLLDRLAYAKPDLQVSSILTNKS; translated from the coding sequence ATGGATACAATAGGTAGTGATGATATTGAGAAAATGGAAAAATCATACCGCACGGCTATGATGAACAGCATTAGCGGTTATAAGCCATTGAATCTGTTAGGTACAATCAGCAGCGATGGTAAGCCTAATTTATGCATTGTTAGCTCTGTTTTCCATCTGGGTTCTAATCCGCCGCTTTTAGGTATGATCCTTCGCCCGCCACGCCCGCATAATGACAGCCTTAAAAATATCAGGTCGGTTAACCAGTATACGCTTAACAATGTAACTTCCGAAACCTATCGCAACGCACATCAAACAAGTGCCAGTTACCCTTCGGGTGTTTCAGAATTTGAGCAATGTGGCTTCACCGCGTATCATCAGGAAGGCTTTAAGCCACCCTTCGTTAAAGAATCTACAATTAAAATAGGCTTAGAGCCTGTACAAATTACAGACATCGAGTTAAACGGAACCACTTTGGTCATTGGTAAGATCCTCTTGATCATTGCTGACAAAGACATCACCCTGCCTGATGGTTCTATTGATCATATTAATGCAGGTACGGTAGCTGGTTCAGGTTTGGATAGTTACTTCCTGCCCCGGTTATTAGACAGGTTAGCCTATGCTAAACCTGATTTGCAGGTTTCCAGCATTCTTACTAATAAAAGTTAA
- a CDS encoding SDR family NAD(P)-dependent oxidoreductase: MGFENKNILIAGAASAIGTALLRSLTDQGAKVYAISRQRPDSWPTDVEFLQADLSTAVDGFTGFLPQQLHGFVYCAGSINLKPFGRLTDEDFLKDYQINTLGAVRIARATLPLLKASGDAAIVFISSVAVKAGMPYHTSISSAKGALEGFALSLAAELANQQIRVNVVAPSLTETPLAAGLLNTNDKKEASAKRHPLGRYGQPGDISGAIEFLLSEKAEWMTGQVLSVDGGMGNIKTF, translated from the coding sequence ATGGGTTTTGAAAATAAGAATATATTAATTGCCGGCGCTGCTTCTGCTATAGGTACAGCGCTGTTAAGGTCGCTGACAGATCAGGGAGCAAAGGTTTATGCCATATCCAGGCAAAGGCCCGACAGCTGGCCAACTGACGTTGAATTTTTACAAGCAGATCTTTCCACAGCTGTTGATGGCTTTACAGGCTTTTTGCCGCAACAATTGCACGGGTTTGTATACTGTGCAGGCAGCATTAACCTGAAACCTTTTGGCAGGCTTACGGACGAAGATTTTCTGAAAGATTACCAGATCAATACCCTGGGCGCGGTACGAATAGCCAGGGCAACCTTACCATTGCTCAAGGCATCCGGGGATGCAGCAATAGTATTTATCAGTTCAGTAGCTGTCAAAGCAGGTATGCCTTATCATACCAGTATCAGCAGTGCTAAAGGTGCGCTCGAGGGTTTTGCACTTTCGCTGGCGGCAGAATTAGCTAACCAGCAGATCAGGGTAAATGTGGTAGCGCCGTCATTAACGGAAACACCATTGGCAGCAGGACTTTTGAACACGAACGATAAAAAGGAAGCATCTGCTAAAAGGCACCCGCTGGGGCGTTACGGGCAACCAGGGGATATAAGCGGCGCTATTGAGTTTTTGCTGTCTGAAAAGGCTGAATGGATGACCGGGCAAGTGTTATCTGTAGATGGTGGAATGGGAAACATCAAAACTTTTTAA
- a CDS encoding paraquat-inducible protein A has product MQEHAKNKNFFANLFLVLGLAVLLCAEAYSGYRLHSLSKQQEMLKTDFSDVNNITLGLFSVDQWRDDIKGIINHQVRHFEMTKAQRKDLQKEVEQIIMALINKAEGLLNKPQHSLGGKLKKLAVKTFVNTDKIKAQVPGFARTIIAQADNPNNKKQLSKLAMGKVAVLEQSDYVDSALTAKDSITTVIFKKYHVKDQDALNKQLTTSLEQIRKTMYNYSFTMLGCVVFVLLMWWLLRKRTELHVTLFIMSLLFAFILLAVGLTASMIEVDARIGSLDFVLLGEHVTFKDQVLFFQSKSILDVVEVLVKQPKADSILVGVLILVFSILFPIMKLSSTGMHLLGNKKLAENKVIKYFAFQSGKWSMADVIVIAILMVFIGLNGLLESQLAMLNIKSGPLTIITTNNTALQPGYIIFISFVVYGLILSTILKFITPNDAH; this is encoded by the coding sequence TTGCAAGAACACGCTAAAAACAAAAACTTTTTTGCTAATCTTTTCCTGGTGCTGGGGTTGGCTGTACTTCTTTGTGCCGAAGCCTACTCGGGTTATCGTTTGCATAGCTTATCCAAGCAGCAGGAAATGCTTAAAACAGATTTTTCTGATGTAAATAATATTACGCTGGGCTTATTTTCTGTTGACCAGTGGCGCGATGATATAAAAGGCATTATAAACCACCAGGTACGCCATTTTGAAATGACCAAGGCGCAGCGTAAAGACCTGCAGAAAGAAGTTGAACAAATTATAATGGCTTTAATTAACAAAGCGGAGGGCCTATTAAACAAACCACAGCATTCGCTTGGCGGTAAACTTAAAAAGCTTGCTGTAAAAACCTTTGTAAATACAGATAAGATAAAAGCGCAGGTTCCGGGCTTTGCCCGTACAATAATTGCACAGGCTGATAATCCGAATAATAAAAAGCAACTGAGTAAACTTGCAATGGGCAAGGTTGCCGTATTGGAGCAAAGCGATTATGTAGATAGTGCATTAACAGCTAAAGACTCAATTACCACTGTCATCTTTAAAAAATACCATGTAAAAGATCAGGATGCTCTTAACAAGCAATTGACGACTTCGCTTGAGCAGATCAGGAAAACGATGTATAACTACTCTTTTACCATGTTGGGTTGCGTAGTATTTGTATTGCTAATGTGGTGGCTGCTACGCAAACGCACCGAGCTGCATGTAACGCTTTTCATCATGTCTTTGCTGTTTGCTTTTATTTTACTGGCGGTAGGACTTACGGCATCTATGATAGAGGTAGACGCCCGGATTGGCTCGCTTGATTTTGTCTTGCTTGGCGAACATGTGACATTTAAAGACCAGGTGCTATTTTTTCAAAGTAAAAGCATACTTGATGTAGTAGAAGTATTGGTGAAACAGCCAAAGGCAGATTCCATTTTAGTTGGTGTTTTAATACTTGTATTCAGCATACTTTTTCCTATCATGAAATTATCTTCAACAGGCATGCACCTGCTTGGCAACAAAAAGCTGGCAGAAAATAAGGTTATTAAGTACTTCGCCTTTCAATCGGGCAAATGGAGCATGGCCGATGTTATTGTGATTGCTATACTCATGGTTTTTATAGGCTTAAATGGTTTGCTGGAAAGCCAGTTAGCTATGCTTAACATTAAAAGCGGCCCGCTTACCATTATCACCACTAACAATACCGCCCTTCAGCCTGGCTATATCATCTTTATCAGTTTCGTAGTGTATGGACTTATCCTTTCCACGATACTCAAATTTATCACCCCGAATGATGCACATTGA
- a CDS encoding paraquat-inducible protein A, producing MTTVQTHNKTRISNLLLAVGLLILLGIEMFCGYHVDVLSKQQEQLREDYSTVNSITFGIFSVDQWRDKIVDVVDNQVTEFKMTSAQKKELQAAVEKQLQQLVTKTAAQFQKPQKSIGGKLKNLAFNAVVDVDDIRAQVPSFAHTIVMKVNSPTSTKRLKGIVTSKLDQLGRQTYDSTAEANLTLTKYMFNKYRVKDKAQFNKLINSSSFEMRELTYKYAYVMFACVVIALMLWWVLRKYVHLHTTFFVLSLCIALVLLIVGATASIIEVDARIKAMNFMLLGDKIGFDNQVLFYQNKSILEVIKVLLAQPKPDAIAVGVLLTLFVIILPVLILIATGIHVSCNEKLANNKVVRYLALESGKWNMADVMVVGIIMTYIGLNGILKSQLSGLNIHNSTLTLDTVNQSALQPGYLIFVAYVVYETILKRILKNVLNGNKAAAENG from the coding sequence ATGACGACAGTCCAAACACATAATAAAACAAGGATAAGTAACCTATTACTTGCGGTAGGCCTGCTTATACTTTTAGGCATAGAGATGTTCTGCGGTTACCATGTAGATGTTTTATCAAAACAGCAGGAGCAGCTTAGAGAAGATTACAGTACGGTTAACAGCATTACATTCGGGATATTTTCTGTTGACCAGTGGAGAGATAAAATAGTTGATGTGGTTGATAATCAGGTTACCGAATTTAAAATGACTTCGGCCCAGAAAAAAGAATTACAGGCAGCGGTTGAAAAGCAATTACAGCAACTGGTAACTAAAACGGCTGCCCAATTTCAAAAACCACAAAAAAGCATTGGCGGTAAGCTTAAAAACCTGGCCTTTAATGCTGTAGTAGATGTGGACGACATCCGCGCGCAGGTACCTTCTTTTGCCCATACCATTGTAATGAAGGTTAACAGCCCTACCAGCACAAAAAGGTTGAAGGGAATTGTAACCAGCAAATTAGACCAGCTGGGCCGGCAAACCTATGATAGTACAGCAGAGGCGAACCTTACCCTGACCAAGTATATGTTTAACAAATACAGGGTTAAGGACAAGGCACAATTTAATAAGCTGATCAATAGCAGCTCGTTTGAAATGCGCGAGCTTACTTACAAATACGCTTATGTGATGTTTGCATGTGTTGTAATTGCTTTAATGTTATGGTGGGTGCTCAGAAAATATGTGCATCTGCATACTACCTTTTTCGTCCTTTCATTATGCATAGCGCTGGTATTACTGATTGTGGGGGCTACCGCATCTATCATTGAAGTAGATGCCCGTATAAAAGCCATGAATTTTATGCTTTTGGGCGACAAGATCGGCTTTGATAACCAGGTGCTTTTTTATCAGAACAAAAGTATTTTAGAAGTGATTAAGGTGTTATTAGCACAGCCAAAGCCCGATGCAATAGCTGTTGGGGTATTACTCACGCTGTTTGTAATCATATTACCTGTGCTGATTTTGATAGCCACCGGCATACATGTATCATGCAACGAAAAATTGGCCAATAATAAGGTAGTGCGTTATCTTGCTTTGGAATCGGGCAAGTGGAATATGGCCGATGTAATGGTGGTCGGCATTATAATGACCTACATTGGCTTAAACGGCATCTTAAAAAGCCAGCTATCCGGACTTAACATCCACAACAGCACACTTACATTAGATACCGTAAATCAAAGCGCATTGCAGCCAGGCTATCTTATTTTTGTGGCTTATGTAGTGTATGAAACTATTCTGAAACGCATTCTGAAAAATGTGCTAAACGGCAATAAAGCAGCAGCTGAAAATGGCTAA
- a CDS encoding serine hydrolase domain-containing protein, which translates to MQLSFQKSVAFVISIFIGITTFAQIKPGKIIFTDDKVNLENTNASTALQKLLLTNKTNLYITVSLKQPLTDELHKLAPGLSKDSLSKVGNYQFNFFVDDKLVYHTELIPGAPRAQQQQQDTLWIKPLIDNQNEGAWWSQSAWNRFMFSGGDSALTDGPHKFRLTLRPYVKTPELKTGDIIAEGQLELIVKRKPDIDLAHVKLSPLKPYDGLAVSNEKFDINKIKELRAYIEADAFKHVTSVVAIKNGKILFEEYFNGATRDSLHDVRSVGKTFASTLTGMAIRDGYLQSVNQTLSDFYDLKTFKNYSPAKAGTRLRELLTMSSRFDGDDDDPSSAGNEENMYPTDNWVKFTLDLPLDTIKYHGQWHYFTSGVMLLGSTLDKVIPGGLDKYADKNLFKPLHITNYKWVYTPQHVPSTAGGIRMNSLDFAKFGQLYANKGSWNGKQLLPESWVKESLSHQLPITGRKNEFYGYLFWNKTYKSGSKDYEAYYCSGNGGNKIYVFKNQPLVLVITATAYGSGYAHKQADRIVEEFILPAIYK; encoded by the coding sequence ATGCAGTTATCTTTCCAAAAATCGGTAGCTTTTGTAATTTCCATATTTATTGGGATAACTACTTTTGCCCAGATTAAACCAGGGAAAATCATTTTTACAGATGATAAAGTAAATCTTGAAAACACAAATGCTTCAACTGCATTACAAAAACTTTTACTTACCAATAAAACTAACCTTTATATAACCGTATCTCTAAAGCAACCGTTAACAGATGAGCTTCACAAACTGGCTCCCGGTTTAAGTAAAGATTCCTTATCAAAAGTTGGCAATTACCAGTTTAACTTCTTTGTTGACGATAAGCTGGTCTATCATACTGAGCTTATTCCGGGTGCGCCAAGAGCACAGCAGCAACAGCAGGATACTTTATGGATAAAACCGCTTATAGATAATCAGAACGAAGGTGCCTGGTGGAGCCAGTCGGCATGGAACCGCTTTATGTTCAGTGGTGGCGACAGTGCTTTAACTGATGGGCCTCACAAATTCCGGTTAACGTTAAGGCCGTATGTGAAAACCCCTGAATTAAAAACAGGCGATATTATTGCTGAAGGCCAGCTTGAACTTATAGTCAAACGCAAACCGGATATTGATTTAGCTCACGTAAAGCTATCCCCCTTAAAGCCGTATGATGGCTTGGCTGTCTCCAATGAAAAGTTTGATATAAATAAAATTAAGGAACTGCGTGCTTACATTGAAGCCGACGCATTTAAACACGTAACCAGTGTTGTTGCGATTAAGAATGGTAAGATACTTTTTGAAGAATATTTTAATGGCGCAACGCGCGACAGCCTGCACGATGTACGCTCGGTAGGCAAAACATTTGCGTCAACTCTTACAGGTATGGCCATAAGGGATGGTTACTTACAATCCGTCAATCAGACTTTAAGTGATTTTTATGATCTTAAAACTTTTAAAAACTATTCACCAGCCAAAGCAGGTACCCGTCTTAGAGAATTACTGACCATGAGTTCGCGCTTTGATGGCGATGACGATGATCCAAGTTCTGCTGGAAATGAAGAAAACATGTACCCAACTGATAACTGGGTAAAATTCACCTTAGATCTTCCGCTTGATACTATAAAATATCATGGTCAATGGCACTATTTCACCTCTGGAGTAATGCTGTTAGGTAGTACACTGGATAAGGTGATCCCGGGCGGATTGGATAAGTATGCCGATAAGAACCTTTTCAAACCTTTACATATTACTAATTACAAATGGGTATATACGCCTCAGCATGTACCAAGCACTGCCGGTGGGATCAGGATGAATTCGCTTGATTTTGCCAAGTTTGGCCAGCTATATGCTAACAAGGGCAGCTGGAATGGTAAACAACTGCTTCCGGAAAGCTGGGTTAAGGAAAGCCTTTCTCATCAGCTGCCGATAACTGGCAGAAAGAATGAGTTTTACGGCTATTTATTCTGGAATAAAACCTATAAAAGCGGTAGCAAAGACTATGAAGCTTATTATTGCTCTGGTAATGGCGGGAACAAAATATATGTATTTAAAAACCAACCATTAGTGTTAGTAATTACCGCTACAGCTTATGGCAGCGGCTATGCTCATAAACAAGCCGACCGCATTGTAGAAGAATTTATATTACCAGCGATATATAAGTAA